From the Streptomyces sp. NBC_00390 genome, the window CGATCACGCCCGGGCCGGGGTGGAACTCGCCGCAGTGGCGGATCACCGGGGTCACCCGGTCCACCGGGCGCAGGGGTGCTCCTGGGGCGAGACGGACCAGCTGGTCGTACGCCTCGCCGATCGTGTGGCCGAGCATCCAGTGCACCGGCCGGCGGCCGCTCAGCACCGCCAGCAGACGGTCGGCGAACCAGTAGTGCGGTTTGTGCTGCCTGCTCCGGGCGCGTGTCAGTGCTGCCGCCGCTGCCACGGCCGGCCGGTTCTGGTCACGTCGTCCTGCGGGCCGGGTCCTGTCCATGCAGATCGCCCCCGATGTGCCGGTCCCGGAATGAGTACCGGGAGGTAACTTCGTTGGTGATCTTCTACGGCGTGCTCCGCGCCGCCGCAACGCGTGCATCCCCTTCGCGGACCGCGCCACAGGATTCACCTATCAGGGTGACCGGAACCCGTACCGGCCCTTGTCGCACGGGCATCCAAGGGGGTGCGGTGTGGACGGTGCACAAAGGCGGCGGCGGCACCCGGAAGGGGTACGCCGCACGTATCCTGAGGGCGTCTCCCGACTACGAAAGCGGCCATCCATGCGCGTCTACGTCCCCCTGACCCTCCCCGGTCTTGCACAGGCGTACAAGGCGGGCGAACTGGCTCCCGGCCCGCTGACCGCCTACGCCGTCACGCCGGCACTGCGCGAGTGGTACGTCTCCGACGACATCGAGGAGCTCGAGTACGCCGCGCTCAACCGCGCCGCCGCCGCCTCGCTGCGCCTGCTCGCCGGCGTCCCGGACGCCCCCCGCCGCCGCGTGGTCGTCGCCGTGGACGTACCGGACCAGGACGCCGTCGCCGACCCCGACCGCGCGCTCGACCCCGCAGCGCTCGGCGAGGTTCGGATCGCCGCCGCGGTGCCGATGGCCAAGGCGGCCGCGGTCCATGTCGACGCCGACGACG encodes:
- a CDS encoding DUF6912 family protein, giving the protein MRVYVPLTLPGLAQAYKAGELAPGPLTAYAVTPALREWYVSDDIEELEYAALNRAAAASLRLLAGVPDAPRRRVVVAVDVPDQDAVADPDRALDPAALGEVRIAAAVPMAKAAAVHVDADDAVADVLAAVDALGAADHGDEDARFTVDGAEDHELLWYGVQEIPNIVG
- a CDS encoding Rv3235 family protein, with translation MDRTRPAGRRDQNRPAVAAAAALTRARSRQHKPHYWFADRLLAVLSGRRPVHWMLGHTIGEAYDQLVRLAPGAPLRPVDRVTPVIRHCGEFHPGPGVIEAFARIGSGDRVSAMAFRLEQGRDLRWRCAAVELGGERTGAG